The following coding sequences are from one Syngnathus acus chromosome 14, fSynAcu1.2, whole genome shotgun sequence window:
- the LOC119133894 gene encoding spore wall protein 2-like, with translation MEPTDKYSLKQNVQLLQYQTERFRQLWTKGSECFEEFKHYYNQLNEEWQTQWLTREETIASSLRNLEVDYIQLLEEYTKVYNSREANERILLQTNADLHKRNLDLKQYHMQLNQVWQSRWMKREKSIASQVQYLEADNRILVMEKAELSHRMQANEKMFLKTKAELYKTNLELEKLKASKDSLSMEMSDKEVSWNREKGKLLRERQELLDQIKTFDHLILRVEIAVRAMEEWTKMKQGDNRTDSEDKECIRQWEEARQGGDDKLEGSHNTEYQATCEEEQYVEEDEGDGEAAMQESYEGQESEDSEEEEESDEDTESDEDTESDEEEESDEEEEGDEEAENKGGRDCKGDNGEWEDCDDNEWEDCDADDDKVDDDREEEKEDDGDEGDREYDEEDDHEEGQEDDQDEEEEDDQDDVEEDDQDDVEEDDQMDVEEEGQDGDREEGDEGDQDKNTVEEEGNDSKADVENAEQEENQDKKDDKPAEEEGGEGAAKEEELQENKSQVGEETNKEVEATQDGQSISEGPEKEESPKEESGATEEEAAEQSAATLGAEESATVEEGEKPDTGQESITEVVSQESAQPVEEEGSGAQEKEAEGKEDSKEGEKEGKKDSGKEEGESVAEETTKGEQERAQADEGSVAEKTQGEESVTEAGEEDTVKVEEKEESKVSDDAKAQEAGSAQDQVSQEGEVAALAVVAAAAVAAADDMRESAQQEAQEKDQDVKESAQQEPEESGKQQDKDQAQVAQEDQAQVAQEDQGQSLVEAQDKDRGPKDQGEEEKAKTEEGNDTGVEGSDAKEEEKKGGAKEESLTEEVQQVICPPPPEEEARDAPKEDVAADGGEKICAAAPEDTKEQEGFAMEMVKEGERRESYFERMISRLTKKDKEERRERVRREVERIEQEKRERLRKEDEKKEEKRRRKENRKEEEAREREDRRSK, from the exons atggaGCCCACGGACAAGTACTccctaaaacaaaatgtgcaacTCCTCCAGTATCAGACGGAGAGGTTTAGACAGCTATGGACGAAGGGGAGTGAATGTTTCGAAGAGTTCAAGCATTACTACAACCAGCTCAATGAAGAGTGGCAAACCCAGTGGCTGACTAGGGAGGAGACCATAGCATCCTCCCTGAGGAACCTGGAGGTGGACTATATCCAATTGTTAGAGGAATATACCAAAGTGTACAACAGTAGGGAGGCCAATGAAAGGATTCTACTCCAAACCAATGCTGACTTACACAAGCGTAATTTAGATCTCAAGCAATACCACATGCAACTTAACCAAGTGTGGCAAAGCCGCTGGATGAAACGGGAAAAAAGCATCGCCTCCCAAGTGCAATATCTGGAAGCGGACAATAGGATACTGGTGATGGAAAAAGCCGAGCTGTCTCACCGGATGCAGGCCAACGAAAAGATGTTCTTGAAAACCAAGGCCGAATTGTACAAAACCAATTTAGAGCTGGAGAAACTAAAAGCTTCCAAAGATTCTCTGTCTATGGAAATGTCAGACAAGGAGGTGAGCTGGAACCGAGAGAAAGGCAAACTGCTGAGAGAACGACAAGAGCTTCTTGACCAAATCAAGACCTTTGATCACCTGATCCTGCGTGTG GAAATTGCTGTCAGAGCGATGGAGGAATGGACAAAGATGAAGCAGGGCGACAACAGAACCGACTCTGAGGACAAAGAGTGCATCAGGCAGTGGGAGGAAGCAAGGCAAGGAGGCGATGACAAGCTAGAAGGGAGCCACAACACCGAGTACCAGGCCACTTGTGAAGAGGAGCAATAtgtggaggaagatgaaggagATGGGGAGGCAGCCATGCAAGAGAGTTATGAGGGCCAAGAGAGTGAAGACagcgaggaggaagaagaaagcgACGAGGACACAGAGAGCGATGAGGACACAGAGAGCGACGAGGAAGAAGAGAgcgacgaggaagaggagggcgACGAGGAGGCAGAGAACAAGGGAGGGCGTGACTGTAAAGGCGACAACGGAGAGTGGGAAGACTGTGACGACAACGAGTGGGAAGACTGCGATGCCGACGACGACAAGGTGGACGATGAccgggaggaggagaaagaggacGACGGAGACGAAGGGGACAGAGAATATGATGAAGAGGATGACCATGAGGAAGGGCAAGAGGATGACCaagacgaggaggaagaggatgaccAAGATGACGTGGAAGAGGATGACCAAGATGACGTGGAAGAAGATGACCAAATGgacgtagaagaggaaggcCAAGATGGTGACCGCGAGGAAGGAGATGAAGGTGACCAGGATAAAAACACAgtagaagaggaaggaaaTGACTCAAAGGCTGACGTGGAAAATGCTGAGCAGGAGGAAAACCAAGACAAGAAAGACGACAAACCGGCTGAAGAGGAAGGCGGGGAGGGGGCTgccaaggaggaggagctgcaagaaaacaaaagccagGTTGGAGAAGAGACTAACAAGGAGGTTGAAGCGACACAAGACGGCCAAAGTATCAGCGAGGGCCCGGAGAAGGAAGAGAGTCCCAAGGAAGAGAGCGGCGCCACCGAGGAAGAGGCGGCTGAACAGAGCGCTGCTACATTAGGGGCTGAAGAGAGTGCCACGGTGGAAGAGGGGGAGAAACCAGACACTGGACAAGAGAGCATCACGGAGGTGGTCAGTCAAGAGAGTGCCCAGCCAGTCGAGGAAGAAGGGAGTGGCGCCCAGGAAAAGGAGGCAGAGGGCAAGGAAGACAgcaaagagggggaaaaagaggGTAAGAAAGACAGTGGAAAGGAAGAGGGGGAGAGTGTCGCTGAGGAGACGACGAAAGGGGAGCAAGAGCGCGCCCAGGCAGATGAGGGGAGTGTCGCCGAGAAGACACAAGGAGAGGAAAGTGTCACAGAGGCGGGCGAGGAAGATACTGTCAAGGTagaagagaaggaggagagCAAAGTGAGTGATGATGCAAAGGCGCAAGAAGCAGGTTCTGCTCAAGACCAAGTGAGCCAGGAAGGGGAGGTGGCGGCGCTGGCGGTggtggcagcggcggcggtggcggcggcggacgACATGAGGGAGAGCGCTCAACAGGAGGCACAAGAGAAAGACCAAGACGTGAAGGAGAGCGCTCAACAGGAGCCGGAAGAGAGTGGCAAGCAGCAAGATAAAGACCAAGCCCAGGTGGCCCAGGAAGACCAAGCCCAGGTGGCCCAGGAAGACCAAGGCCAGAGCTTGGTGGAGGCCCAAGACAAAGACAGAGGCCCAAAAGACCAGGGCGAGGAAGAAAAGGCCAAGACGGAAGAGGGAAATGATACCGGGGTGGAAGGGAGTGATGCcaaggaggaagagaagaaaggaggCGCAAAGGAAGAAAGCCTTACCGAGGAAGTTCAACAGGTCATCTGCCCGCCGCCACCGGAGGAGGAGGCCAGAGACGCGCCCAAGGAAGACGTTGCTGCTGACGGCGGCGAAAAAATCTGTGCCGCGGCGCCAGAGGACACAAAGGAACAAGAAGGCTTCGCCATGGAGATGGTGAAAGAGGGCGAGAGAAGGGAGAGCTATTTTGAACGAATGATTAGCCGCCTCAccaagaaagacaaagaggAGAGGCGAGAGCGGGTCCGGCGGGAGGTGGAGCGCATAGAACAGGAGAAGAGGGAACGTCTCCGCAAGGAAGAtgagaagaaagaagagaagaggaggagaaaggaaaACAGGAAAGAAGAGGAGGCCAGAGAGAGGGAGGACAGGAGATCCAAATAA